The Arctopsyche grandis isolate Sample6627 chromosome 5, ASM5162203v2, whole genome shotgun sequence genome includes a window with the following:
- the Nup153 gene encoding nucleoporin 153 encodes MADPGRGRAPTKRPAFNPGLLASPFYGGATAYGGAGASASASASSSASGVPSPSTSHPPSHSPSPSPSGSGSGSSHFYEQRRSRVLPPPSGSDASAPSSRTARRIWELLANYSSPISDARRAGASSHHPPTPAPSRSHALSLSLSPAPRSKLQPLRAPAMAALVSLKRNNRRVESAQAAIAASLSSSAPYHSNHSNHSNHSNTNSNPTNPVSPQTQTPTPHSNKIRHRLTGRNRDRELQREWDMPSPVHLPDITLDMSSAGLPNFTSQPQPSLKRARAPHANGPVAPFKFATPIAADVDEVPTKRFHFSDPLDGTDPKVNAYKLSKYSLHENEVTEAADNAKRKISDSVDVVPAKKVNGGKNEYKIPTFSWNGVAENKSKKSEETDLPDKSVANTVSTSTTALPSLASFVKKQQSQWECDSCLARNDNDKDKCVCCEAAKPGAAKKTPAAVVPPPPAKLESKTTAPSGFSNFLQKQQSQWECSCCLTRNDPSKMKCVCCEAAKPGSENEAAKSTTFNFGSPQASTFKFGIDKADIPASSTTTPSSAKNLNESKTSSIPSTGFVFGIPTPAATTANAETTKTTEIKFGLPNGNVPSDSDKKKSEPSIVSNIAFGVKKNESSGSTPPVFSFGFKPTEKESPKVADASITPTFGFSSPESKPALEVQSATPKEKTDSVVPIVDVEKVLPDEPKNVRSPVAVGSSVGKDPQSLFSFGGNPAKPPSVFGTSPKFNFGSPASSALPKLETDSPFKPTGIFSFGSKTTTPSIPTTDPLKSTPSTIPKSLFSMPTNSPATLFSNTTTSIQQPSPKITPSEVTPVKDTKKIINSPFSNPISSLGDKPKDQPGAAPVFNFTGAPSTPNAVPNLFKTTASPAPPVFSFGASVAKSDQPAPALFGSPQTNSSSNIFGSQIGTGDVNKTTSNPSFKATTTPISTFAPITGNIFGSSVSNTGPQIPSTNLFANTQSAESKPPPIFGSQLNSTNLPQPLPTGSIFNQPSTFNSTFNAGSIFGNPPTNNGNSQQASSVFGNQQPINKPATASEPPVNAFMSKPQSPATNIFGSSLPTGAPSISTGGIFGSHPAVPTPALGASIPFGEAAQVSQPAQNVPFKFGESNPNQPPIGGFGQVQPAVGSAPLFSFGSPSPQAPVNSQFNFSMGAPTPQFPPAPGANPTMGARRYKIAVRRNVPR; translated from the coding sequence ATGGCGGATCCGGGCCGAGGCCGCGCGCCCACCAAGCGACCCGCCTTCAACCCGGGCCTCCTCGCCTCGCCCTTCTACGGCGGCGCCACGGCTTACGGGGGCGCCGGCGCCAGCGCCAGCGCCAGCGCCAGTTCTAGCGCCAGCGGCGTGCCCTCGCCCTCCACCTCGCATCCCCCCTCGcactccccctccccctccccctccggCTCCGGCTCCGGCTCGTCGCACTTCTACGAGCAGAGACGTTCGCGCGTCCTGCCTCCGCCCAGCGGCAGCGACGCCTCCGCCCCCTCCAGCCGCACCGCCAGACGCATCTGGGAGCTGCTCGCCAACTACTCGTCGCCCATCTCCGACGCCAGGAGGGCCGGAGCCTCGTCTCACCATCCCCCCACCCCCGCCCCCTCCCGCTCCCATGCCCTCTCCCTCTCCCTCTCCCCCGCGCCCCGCTCCAAGCTGCAGCCGTTGCGCGCGCCCGCCATGGCCGCGCTCGTCTCTCTGAAGCGCAACAATCGTCGCGTAGAGAGTGCGCAGGCCGCCATCGCAGCCTCTCTCAGCAGCTCGGCGCCCTACCACTCCAACCACTCCAACCACTCCAACCACTCCAACACCAACTCTAACCCCACTAATCCCGTCAGCCCGCAGACGCAGACACCGACGCCACACTCCAACAAGATCCGCCACCGGCTGACGGGCCGCAACCGGGACCGCGAGCTGCAGCGCGAGTGGGACATGCCGAGCCCCGTCCACCTGCCCGACATCACGCTGGACATGAGCAGCGCCGGTCTGCCCAACTTCACCTCGCAGCCGCAGCCCAGCCTGAAGCGAGCTCGAGCTCCGCACGCCAACGGCCCCGTCGCCCCGTTCAAGTTCGCCACACCGATCGCTGCCGACGTCGACGAGGTGCCCACCAAACGGTTCCACTTCAGCGACCCACTCGACGGCACCGACCCCAAAGTGAACGCTTACAAATTGAGCAAATACTCTCTGCACGAGAACGAGGTCACCGAGGCCGCCGACAACGCTAAAAGAAAAATTTCCGACAGCGTCGACGTCGTGCCGGCCAAAAAAGTCAACGGCGGTAAGAACGAGTACAAGATCCCGACGTTCTCGTGGAACGGCGTCGCCGAAAACAAATCTAAAAAATCGGAAGAGACCGATCTTCCCGATAAGAGCGTCGCCAACACTGTGTCGACTTCGACCACCGCCTTGCCGAGTTTGGCCAGTTTCGTCAAAAAGCAACAGAGTCAATGGGAGTGCGACTCTTGTTTGGCACGCAACGACAACGATAAGGATAAATGTGTTTGTTGCGAAGCCGCCAAACCGGGCGCCGCTAAGAAGACCCCGGCCGCAGTCGTCCCTCCGCCGCCTGCAAAATTGGAGTCGAAGACGACGGCACCGTCTGGATTTTCTAATTTCCTACAAAAGCAACAAAGTCAATGGGAATGCTCTTGCTGCTTGACGAGAAACGATCCCAGTAAGATGAAATGTGTTTGCTGTGAAGCGGCAAAACCGGGAAGCGAAAACGAGGCCGCAAAATCGACCACGTTCAATTTCGGTTCCCCTCAGGCTTCTACGTTTAAATTTGGAATCGACAAAGCGGATATTCCCGCGAGCTCTACGACTACTCCCTCGTCTGCTAAAAATCTCAACGAGAGTAAAACGTCGTCCATTCCGAGCACCGGTTTTGTCTTCGGAATACCTACACCCGCCGCGACGACGGCTAATGCGGAAACTACAAAAACTACCGAAATCAAGTTCGGATTACCCAACGGTAACGTTCCGTCGGATTCCGACAAAAAGAAGTCGGAACCGTCGATCGTTTCGAATATTGCATTCGGTGTTAAAAAGAACGAGTCTTCCGGATCGACGCCTCCTGTATTTTCGTTTGGATTCAAACCCACAGAAAAAGAGTCTCCGAAGGTCGCCGACGCGTCAATCACGCCCACGTTCGGTTTCAGCTCACCCGAGTCGAAGCCCGCTTTAGAAGTTCAAAGTGCCACCCCTAAAGAAAAGACCGATTCCGTCGTACCTATCGTCGACGTCGAGAAAGTCCTACCGGATGAACCTAAAAACGTACGATCGCCGGTAGCGGTCGGCTCTTCCGTCGGTAAAGATCCACAATCGCTCTTCTCGTTCGGTGGAAATCCGGCGAAACCTCCGTCGGTATTCGGAACTTCACCCAAATTCAACTTTGGATCTCCAGCCTCGTCTGCGCTGCCAAAATTGGAAACCGATTCACCTTTCAAACCTACGGGAATATTTTCATTCGGAAGTAAAACGACTACGCCTAGTATTCCGACGACGGATCCGTTGAAATCTACACCGTCTACTATTCCAAAATCTTTGTTTTCCATGCCCACTAACAGTCCGGCGACTTTGTTTTCAAATACTACCACGTCGATACAACAACCGTCGCCGAAAATCACACCCTCGGAAGTGACGCCAGTGAAAGACACGAAGAAAATTATTAATTCTCCATTCTCTAATCCGATTTCGTCCCTCGGCGATAAACCGAAAGATCAACCCGGAGCTGCCCCAGTTTTTAACTTCACTGGAGCGCCTTCGACACCGAATGCGGTACCCAATTTATTCAAAACTACCGCTTCACCGGCTCCACCCGTCTTCTCGTTCGGCGCTTCCGTCGCAAAATCAGATCAACCCGCTCCCGCTTTATTTGGATCACCGCAGACCAACTCGAGTAGTAACATCTTCGGAAGCCAAATAGGCACCGGGGACGTTAACAAAACTACGAGTAACCCTTCATTTAAGGCGACCACCACTCCTATATCTACATTCGCACCCATCACGGGAAATATATTCGGTTCTTCGGTGTCGAATACCGGACCTCAAATTCCTTCCACAAATTTATTCGCCAACACGCAGTCGGCGGAGAGCAAACCTCCACCTATATTCGGCTCGCAGTTGAATTCTACAAATTTGCCTCAACCGCTACCGACCGGTTCGATATTTAATCAACCGAGCACTTTCAATTCGACATTTAACGCGGGCAGTATCTTCGGAAACCCTCCGACAAACAATGGAAATTCTCAACAAGCGTCTAGCGTGTTCGGGAATCAACAGCCGATCAACAAACCGGCGACGGCCTCCGAGCCTCCCGTCAACGCGTTCATGAGTAAACCTCAATCTCCGGCGACGAACATATTCGGTTCGTCGTTGCCCACCGGTGCACCGTCTATATCTACCGGTGGAATATTCGGCTCCCATCCTGCAGTTCCGACGCCCGCTCTCGGCGCGTCTATCCCGTTCGGGGAAGCTGCACAAGTATCTCAACCGGCGCAAAACGTACCGTTCAAGTTTGGAGAGAGTAATCCAAACCAACCCCCGATCGGTGGGTTCGGTCAAGTACAACCTGCCGTCGGCTCAGCGCCTTTGTTCTCTTTCGGTTCGCCTTCCCCTCAAGCCCCCGTAAATTCACAATTCAATTTCAGCATGGGTGCTCCTACGCCCCAGTTCCCCCCCGCGCCCGGAGCGAACCCGACCATGGGTGCGCGGCGGTATAAGATAGCAGTACGACGGAATGTGCCACGATGA